The Nitrososphaerota archaeon genome has a segment encoding these proteins:
- the uppS gene encoding di-trans,poly-cis-decaprenylcistransferase, with amino-acid sequence MLLGLLKTLGVYRSYEKYLSYEIAKGDPPKHVGIILDGNRRWAKLRSIPAWLGHWYGAQLADEVLEWCRELRIKAITLFVLSTENMTRSPEEVQELFKVITRKLDELLTDPRIHAYKVRVKGIGNLAILPKELQDLLTKIEEATRDYDSLYLNIALAYGGRTEIIDVVKKLAVMAKKGEISPDSINEDVITQNLYTSYLPYPEPDLIIRTSGEERLSGFLLWQSAYSELVFLDVYWPDFRKIDLMRAIRTYQKRTRRFGR; translated from the coding sequence TTGCTGCTTGGACTGCTAAAGACGCTTGGCGTCTACAGGTCTTACGAAAAGTACCTCTCCTATGAGATTGCAAAAGGAGATCCGCCTAAGCATGTTGGAATTATTCTGGATGGGAATAGGCGATGGGCCAAACTGCGTTCTATCCCTGCATGGCTGGGGCACTGGTATGGCGCTCAGCTTGCAGATGAAGTGCTCGAATGGTGCAGGGAGCTCAGGATCAAGGCCATCACTCTTTTCGTCCTATCGACTGAAAACATGACACGCTCTCCAGAAGAGGTTCAGGAGCTCTTCAAAGTGATAACGCGTAAGCTCGACGAGCTGCTAACCGATCCTAGAATACATGCTTACAAGGTCAGGGTAAAGGGCATCGGAAACTTGGCTATATTGCCAAAAGAGCTGCAAGACCTGCTTACCAAGATAGAGGAAGCAACAAGAGACTATGATAGTTTATACTTGAATATCGCTCTTGCTTACGGAGGGAGGACTGAGATAATTGATGTTGTCAAGAAACTTGCTGTCATGGCAAAGAAAGGGGAGATATCTCCCGACTCCATAAATGAAGATGTCATAACCCAGAACCTTTACACCTCCTACCTTCCTTATCCTGAGCCAGATTTAATCATAAGGACTTCTGGGGAGGAGAGGCTGAGCGGCTTTCTGCTGTGGCAGAGCGCGTACAGCGAACTCGTCTTTCTTGACGTTTACTGGCCTGATTTCAGGAAGATTGATCTGATGCGGGCTATCAGAACTTACCAGAAGAGGACTAGAAGGTTCGGAAGATAA
- a CDS encoding GTPase, which yields MHAIFITGTAGSGKSLLTSILGPWFAQKGSSSITVNLDPGVIALPYTPEVDIRNYINIEELMDKYQLGPNGALILSSDMIATKLPEIQEEIDSFDPDYAIIDTPGQLELFAYRESGPFIVKNLPAEGKVAIFLFDAALVSTATNLVSVSLLATSIRLRFGIPQISILSKKDIVQEGWKKILKWSSNRAELEAELQKEKDSEVYLLSRGIVSSLAKAGFSHELIPVSAATNEGIVELSASISRVLRGGEEVDD from the coding sequence GTGCACGCCATTTTTATTACTGGCACTGCTGGCTCTGGAAAATCCCTCCTTACATCTATACTTGGGCCTTGGTTTGCACAGAAGGGCTCTTCATCCATTACAGTCAATCTTGATCCCGGCGTTATTGCATTACCCTACACTCCGGAAGTTGACATACGAAACTACATCAACATTGAAGAATTGATGGACAAATACCAGCTTGGGCCGAATGGGGCACTTATACTGTCTTCTGACATGATCGCAACGAAACTGCCAGAAATTCAAGAAGAGATCGACTCTTTTGATCCCGACTATGCCATAATTGACACGCCCGGACAGTTAGAATTGTTCGCCTACAGGGAAAGCGGGCCCTTTATAGTGAAGAATCTCCCTGCCGAGGGAAAGGTTGCAATATTTCTCTTCGATGCTGCTCTAGTTTCTACTGCCACAAACCTTGTTTCAGTTTCGTTATTAGCTACGTCAATAAGGCTGAGGTTCGGCATTCCGCAAATTTCTATATTGTCGAAGAAAGATATCGTGCAGGAAGGATGGAAGAAGATTCTCAAATGGTCTTCTAATCGAGCTGAACTTGAGGCTGAGCTGCAGAAGGAGAAGGACAGCGAAGTTTATCTGCTATCAAGAGGAATTGTATCAAGCCTTGCAAAGGCGGGATTCTCGCATGAGCTAATACCAGTTTCTGCAGCCACAAACGAGGGCATTGTAGAATTGTCTGCATCGATATCAAGGGTACTAAGAGGCGGGGAAGAAGTTGATGATTAA
- the meaB gene encoding methylmalonyl Co-A mutase-associated GTPase MeaB, with amino-acid sequence MSVKSLRKGDHRALAKAISIFENEEPRAAKLAKEIFPHTGKAFVIGVTGPPGSGKSTLIDKMIKHYRSKKKSVGVLAIDPSSIFTGGALLGDRLRMASHNLDPNVFIRSMASRGGVGGLAKASRNAIRLLDVSGKDIIIVETVGAGQSEVDIVKVADTTVLVTVPQLGDQIQTFKAGLIEIADIFVVNMADLAGADKMVTHLLGGVVSKNGWTPPVLKTVAKSGEGVDALIEALEKRREFLAKKNVAEKNRVEKIKAEISSLVAEKISKASLKELSSSKDFEKIIELVNKKKIDPETASEELFAKLWKKR; translated from the coding sequence ATGTCGGTAAAATCACTGCGCAAGGGGGATCATAGGGCTTTGGCAAAGGCGATCAGCATATTTGAAAATGAAGAGCCAAGAGCAGCAAAGTTAGCCAAGGAGATCTTCCCCCATACTGGCAAAGCGTTCGTTATAGGAGTTACAGGTCCTCCCGGTTCAGGAAAAAGCACGCTTATCGACAAAATGATCAAACATTATCGCAGCAAGAAAAAATCTGTTGGGGTATTGGCAATAGACCCCTCAAGTATCTTCACGGGAGGAGCATTACTCGGGGATAGGTTGAGGATGGCTTCACATAACCTTGATCCTAACGTATTCATCAGGAGCATGGCTTCACGAGGAGGAGTTGGAGGCCTAGCAAAGGCAAGCAGAAATGCAATAAGACTACTGGACGTCTCTGGTAAGGACATCATCATAGTAGAAACTGTTGGTGCGGGGCAGTCAGAAGTTGATATCGTCAAGGTTGCTGATACTACAGTTCTGGTTACCGTCCCTCAACTAGGTGACCAAATCCAAACATTCAAAGCTGGTCTGATCGAAATTGCAGACATATTCGTTGTCAACATGGCAGATTTAGCAGGAGCGGACAAGATGGTCACTCATTTGTTGGGAGGAGTAGTTTCAAAGAATGGCTGGACTCCTCCTGTCTTGAAAACAGTAGCAAAGAGCGGGGAAGGCGTAGATGCTCTAATAGAGGCTCTGGAAAAGAGAAGAGAATTTCTTGCCAAGAAGAATGTTGCTGAAAAAAACCGAGTCGAAAAAATAAAAGCCGAAATATCATCTCTGGTCGCCGAAAAAATCTCCAAAGCCTCGCTAAAGGAACTGTCCAGCAGCAAAGACTTTGAGAAAATAATAGAACTAGTCAACAAGAAGAAGATAGACCCTGAGACAGCTTCAGAAGAGCTCTTCGCAAAGCTCTGGAAGAAGCGTTAA
- a CDS encoding DEAD/DEAH box helicase, translating to MAQQSVFDSFSEQIREALKLASITAPTPPQNDSIPHILQGKNLLLFAPTGTGKTEAALLPILNNFLKNRPDQGISIIYITPMRALNRDLLIRLNFWASKLKFNVEIRHGDTPQKDRRRQSEKPPDLLVTTPETLQAILPGKAMRKHLSTVRWVIIDEIHALIESKRGVQLTIGLERLREVTKNNLQVVGLSATIGSPEEAAKFLAGGRSVEMVHSAVQKTMKYYIEYPKPTEEDQIVAQTLFIAPEPAARIARISELVSDHESTLVFVNSRTIAEMLGHKFNVLRKDMGVHHSSLPKEERETVETQFKAKGLKGLVCTSTLELGIDIGSVDLVAQYMSPRQVSVLIQRVGRAGHTMTKDSEGIILAVSTDDILESIATIACAKAGELEKIKIPKNAYDVLAHQIAGFALDHDGKLPSTQALAIVKRAYPFNDLSEDDFTKILTYLEALKIVKVADGNIAPSRRTREYYFQNLSMIPDERRYPVVDLSTQQAVGILGEEFILLKAKVGVHFICKGRVWQIEKIADDMKVYVTPVDDPLAAIPGWDGELLPVPYQLAQRTGALRREISEMLDRAEPDQIVKALASKIPAERNARNAIVEEIFEHKKMGAAVPDEKTILIEGYDRYIIVHACLGDNINRTLGYVFEEILARKNLIRFWWSDGTRILIELTMEVQQLDLRKTADGLFSMSWETAKQLFLNRIEKQFPYPERIKNIAQRFGVLKRGQHLGHPNLCSLDSRFAGTPIYEEAIHEVLMDKIDLKRTGEVILKVQKHELQIAFFIATEKPTPIAYHILYKHLDVPELISPDTVVKDNLQRMKLALEYKVVDLICFNCGRSDSRILIKDIAEQPVCKNCSSGLLAVSSWSSQSVVDALSKKLAKQDMNDSERDTLAKARRTADLVLSYGKKAVLAMSIYGVGPQTAAKILAKMHDDEESLYRDLLEAKLKFITTRPYWGN from the coding sequence TTGGCCCAACAGTCAGTCTTTGACAGTTTTTCAGAGCAAATCAGAGAAGCGCTGAAGCTAGCATCCATTACGGCTCCAACCCCGCCTCAGAACGATTCTATACCTCACATTCTTCAAGGAAAAAACCTCCTGCTCTTTGCACCTACGGGGACAGGAAAAACTGAGGCTGCTTTGTTGCCAATTCTGAACAATTTCCTGAAGAACAGGCCAGATCAGGGGATTTCGATAATTTACATAACGCCCATGCGAGCTTTGAACAGAGACCTGCTCATTAGGCTGAACTTCTGGGCTTCCAAACTGAAATTCAATGTTGAAATAAGGCACGGCGACACACCTCAAAAAGACAGGAGGAGGCAGTCCGAAAAACCCCCTGACCTCCTTGTTACCACGCCTGAAACGCTGCAGGCCATACTGCCCGGAAAGGCGATGCGGAAGCACCTAAGCACTGTCAGATGGGTGATAATAGACGAAATCCATGCACTTATAGAAAGTAAGAGAGGCGTCCAACTAACTATAGGGCTAGAGAGGCTCCGCGAAGTAACCAAGAACAACTTGCAAGTTGTCGGACTATCAGCAACGATAGGCTCTCCAGAAGAGGCTGCAAAATTTCTAGCAGGAGGGAGAAGCGTCGAGATGGTACACTCAGCAGTTCAAAAGACGATGAAATACTACATTGAGTATCCAAAGCCAACCGAAGAAGATCAAATTGTTGCTCAGACCCTCTTCATAGCTCCAGAACCAGCAGCAAGAATTGCTAGGATAAGCGAGCTTGTCAGCGACCATGAGTCCACATTGGTATTCGTAAACAGCAGAACTATAGCAGAGATGCTCGGCCACAAGTTCAACGTCTTGCGCAAAGACATGGGAGTTCATCATAGTTCTCTCCCCAAGGAAGAGAGGGAGACGGTAGAAACACAGTTCAAGGCTAAAGGTCTCAAAGGTTTAGTGTGCACATCAACGTTAGAGCTCGGCATCGACATAGGTTCCGTCGATTTGGTGGCTCAATACATGTCCCCAAGGCAGGTCTCCGTACTAATTCAGAGGGTAGGAAGAGCCGGGCATACCATGACCAAAGATTCTGAAGGAATAATACTTGCAGTTTCAACCGATGACATACTTGAGTCGATAGCTACAATAGCATGCGCTAAAGCCGGCGAGCTTGAAAAGATCAAGATTCCGAAAAATGCTTACGATGTCCTTGCACACCAAATTGCAGGGTTCGCACTAGACCACGACGGGAAATTACCTTCTACACAAGCATTGGCAATAGTGAAAAGAGCATATCCATTCAATGATCTCTCTGAAGATGATTTCACGAAAATCCTGACCTACCTAGAGGCCCTCAAGATCGTCAAGGTTGCAGATGGTAATATAGCACCCTCAAGGCGAACTAGGGAATATTACTTCCAGAACCTCTCCATGATACCTGACGAAAGGAGGTACCCAGTAGTCGATCTTTCGACACAGCAGGCTGTAGGCATTCTCGGTGAAGAGTTCATCCTCCTCAAGGCAAAAGTTGGTGTACACTTCATCTGCAAGGGAAGAGTCTGGCAGATTGAAAAAATTGCCGATGATATGAAGGTATACGTTACTCCCGTGGATGATCCGCTGGCAGCCATACCCGGATGGGATGGGGAACTGCTCCCCGTTCCGTATCAACTTGCACAGCGTACAGGAGCTTTGAGAAGAGAGATTTCAGAAATGCTCGACAGGGCAGAACCAGATCAAATTGTAAAAGCGCTTGCAAGCAAGATACCTGCAGAGAGGAATGCCAGAAATGCCATAGTTGAAGAAATCTTTGAGCACAAGAAAATGGGAGCCGCAGTTCCAGACGAAAAGACGATCTTGATTGAAGGTTATGACAGGTACATTATCGTTCATGCCTGCCTTGGCGACAATATCAACAGGACTCTTGGCTATGTCTTTGAAGAGATTCTAGCTCGGAAGAACCTGATACGCTTCTGGTGGTCTGACGGAACCAGAATTCTGATTGAGTTGACGATGGAGGTTCAGCAGCTGGACCTGAGGAAGACTGCGGATGGGTTGTTCTCTATGTCTTGGGAGACAGCGAAACAGCTCTTCCTGAACAGGATAGAAAAGCAGTTTCCATATCCGGAGCGCATCAAGAACATCGCACAAAGGTTCGGCGTATTGAAAAGAGGGCAGCATTTGGGACATCCAAACCTGTGTTCCCTCGATTCACGCTTTGCTGGGACTCCTATATACGAAGAGGCTATACACGAAGTGCTAATGGACAAGATAGACCTTAAGCGTACAGGCGAAGTCATCTTAAAAGTGCAAAAGCATGAACTGCAGATCGCTTTTTTTATCGCTACAGAGAAGCCTACGCCGATAGCCTACCACATACTCTACAAGCACCTTGACGTTCCAGAACTGATTTCTCCAGATACGGTAGTAAAGGATAATCTCCAAAGAATGAAACTTGCACTCGAATACAAGGTGGTCGATTTGATCTGCTTTAACTGCGGGAGGAGTGATAGCAGAATTCTAATCAAAGATATTGCAGAGCAGCCAGTATGCAAGAACTGCAGCTCTGGATTGTTAGCAGTTTCGTCCTGGTCTTCTCAAAGCGTAGTCGATGCTCTATCGAAGAAACTTGCAAAGCAGGATATGAACGATTCTGAGAGAGATACTTTGGCAAAGGCAAGGAGGACTGCAGACCTGGTACTCTCCTACGGCAAGAAGGCTGTCCTGGCAATGTCGATTTATGGCGTTGGCCCCCAAACCGCAGCAAAGATACTTGCAAAGATGCATGACGATGAAGAATCGTTATACAGAGATCTGCTTGAAGCCAAACTGAAGTTCATAACGACTAGGCCATACTGGGGCAACTGA
- a CDS encoding RNase P subunit: MLKSYQKGSLRQRRSKQKAIAVSHVDTIIAEALETAKDDIVLAKQQAAIARRICLKFNIRLPYQKRQFFCRGCKTFIVPGINARVRTSKKQKMLLLTCLECHHIYRRPT; encoded by the coding sequence ATATTAAAGTCCTATCAGAAAGGAAGCTTGAGACAGAGGAGGTCAAAACAGAAGGCCATAGCAGTATCGCACGTAGATACTATAATCGCTGAGGCCCTAGAAACTGCTAAAGATGACATTGTACTTGCCAAACAGCAGGCTGCTATAGCAAGGAGAATCTGCTTGAAGTTCAACATAAGGCTACCTTATCAGAAACGGCAGTTTTTCTGCAGAGGATGCAAAACATTCATCGTACCAGGTATAAATGCACGAGTACGAACATCGAAGAAACAGAAGATGCTCCTGCTGACCTGCTTGGAATGCCACCATATCTACAGAAGGCCGACATAA
- a CDS encoding aspartate carbamoyltransferase regulatory subunit, whose translation MSGEGLLVGRIRNGTVLDHVEPGTALLVLSALNIRGTDGNIVSVAMNVSSRKIGKKDIVKVENRVLKPEETNKLALIAPRATVNIIRENKIVEKRAVQLPERFVGIFKCPNPTCISNAREPITSEIKVLKKDVPLLQCKYCSRILQTEELIAEV comes from the coding sequence ATGTCTGGAGAAGGCCTCCTAGTAGGAAGGATACGCAATGGTACTGTGCTAGACCATGTAGAGCCCGGGACAGCACTGCTTGTTCTTTCAGCCCTAAACATCAGAGGAACAGATGGCAATATAGTCAGCGTTGCCATGAACGTTTCCAGTAGGAAAATAGGTAAGAAGGACATTGTGAAAGTAGAAAACAGAGTCCTCAAGCCAGAAGAAACTAATAAGCTTGCATTGATAGCTCCCAGAGCGACAGTAAACATTATCAGAGAAAATAAAATAGTCGAGAAAAGAGCGGTTCAACTACCAGAAAGGTTTGTAGGGATTTTCAAGTGTCCAAACCCAACATGTATATCAAACGCCAGAGAGCCAATAACTTCCGAAATCAAGGTTCTGAAGAAGGATGTTCCGCTTTTGCAGTGTAAATACTGCTCCAGAATTTTGCAGACGGAGGAGTTGATTGCAGAGGTTTGA
- a CDS encoding ATPase: MDVKLLILGALFITVLTVGVNPAHAVESSPAPGIPNSLAKAIGFGLAALAAGYAIGNAGAAGMAAVAEKPETRVFAIIVVALGEAIAIYGLVLLFILPS, from the coding sequence ATGGACGTCAAACTACTAATATTAGGAGCATTGTTCATAACGGTTCTTACTGTAGGCGTTAATCCTGCCCACGCGGTTGAGTCGTCTCCAGCGCCTGGCATTCCAAACAGCTTAGCAAAAGCTATAGGTTTCGGACTTGCTGCTCTTGCTGCCGGTTATGCGATTGGAAATGCTGGTGCAGCAGGTATGGCTGCTGTGGCTGAGAAACCAGAAACAAGGGTATTCGCAATTATCGTTGTTGCTCTTGGAGAAGCTATAGCTATTTACGGACTGGTTCTTCTGTTCATTCTGCCTAGCTAA
- a CDS encoding V-type ATP synthase subunit D, with amino-acid sequence MSVSSGRRPPPTKIELIRVKKSLAVARSVYKILEDKRDVLLKRIDELIQQAGNAREEMSAPLFDAYRALFNAYLEVGPAKLESIAITTPTQVNVDVNLRTIVDVKVPTFAIAEKNLGLTYGFVDTTSSLDETTRLIRRVLPRICKAAEYENAIFGLARELEKTQRLLNALEYIIIPGYQDSVKFITATLEEREREEFVRLKHVKALLETKKEVNV; translated from the coding sequence ATGTCCGTAAGTTCAGGACGAAGACCGCCACCTACCAAAATAGAGCTGATCAGGGTGAAGAAGAGTCTTGCAGTCGCTAGGTCAGTTTACAAGATTCTGGAGGACAAAAGGGATGTCTTGCTGAAGAGAATTGATGAACTGATTCAACAAGCAGGCAATGCAAGGGAGGAAATGTCAGCTCCTCTTTTTGATGCCTACAGAGCGCTCTTCAACGCCTACCTAGAAGTAGGGCCAGCTAAGTTGGAATCTATAGCGATTACAACTCCAACCCAAGTTAATGTAGATGTAAACCTTAGAACCATCGTGGATGTAAAAGTTCCTACATTTGCGATAGCAGAAAAGAATCTTGGACTTACATACGGGTTTGTAGATACGACATCGAGCCTTGATGAAACTACAAGGCTGATAAGGAGAGTCTTGCCAAGAATATGCAAGGCTGCTGAATACGAGAATGCTATATTTGGCCTTGCAAGAGAACTGGAAAAGACTCAGCGCCTGCTCAATGCTTTGGAATACATAATAATCCCAGGTTATCAGGACTCTGTAAAGTTCATTACCGCGACTCTTGAAGAGAGGGAGAGGGAGGAGTTTGTGCGCCTGAAACATGTTAAAGCTTTATTGGAGACGAAGAAGGAGGTGAATGTCTGA
- a CDS encoding V-type ATP synthase subunit B, with protein MPSKTVGGIEYSKVAEIKGPLLILEGVTRSAFDELVEIETPTGEKRLGRVLEVGGGRVVIQVFEGTTGLSVAGTKTKFLGKTMEVPVTAELLGRVFDGLGRPLDGLPEPVGEDFRDVNGQPINPEQRDYPTDFIQTGVSVIDGMNTLVRGQKLPIFSGAGLPHNMLAAQIARQATVAGKGEEFAVVFAAIGVQSSEARFFRRSLEESGAIKRSTLFLNLADDPAIERIITPRVALTVAEYLAFDLDMHVLVIITDMTNYAEALREISAAREEVPGRKGYPGYLYTDLATIYERAGRVKGKKGSITQMPVLSMPSDDITHPIPDLTGYITEGQIVLARDLYRKEIYPPIGVLSCLSRLMKDGIGKGRTREDHPELANQLYAGYARAQELRALAEIVGRAGLAGTDLRYLEYGDMFEQKFLKQGPEENRTLQDTLLTAWDILSVLPENELTKIRQEYINKYRKKG; from the coding sequence TTGCCCAGTAAGACTGTGGGTGGAATAGAATATTCAAAAGTAGCGGAGATCAAGGGTCCTCTGCTGATTCTTGAAGGCGTCACAAGATCAGCCTTCGATGAGCTCGTGGAAATAGAAACTCCGACAGGAGAAAAGAGGTTAGGGAGAGTTCTCGAAGTTGGAGGAGGCAGAGTAGTAATTCAGGTATTCGAAGGTACCACGGGCCTCTCCGTAGCAGGAACAAAGACAAAGTTCTTGGGCAAGACTATGGAGGTTCCAGTGACTGCAGAACTTCTTGGAAGGGTCTTTGATGGGCTGGGACGGCCCTTGGACGGTCTTCCAGAGCCAGTTGGAGAGGACTTTAGGGACGTCAATGGGCAGCCGATTAACCCAGAGCAGAGAGACTATCCGACAGACTTCATCCAGACAGGAGTTTCCGTAATTGACGGCATGAACACTCTAGTCAGGGGACAGAAGCTTCCGATCTTCTCTGGAGCTGGCCTTCCTCACAACATGCTTGCCGCGCAGATAGCAAGGCAGGCTACAGTTGCAGGAAAAGGAGAAGAATTTGCAGTGGTCTTCGCTGCTATAGGAGTGCAGAGTAGTGAAGCGAGGTTCTTCAGAAGGTCTTTGGAGGAGAGTGGTGCAATAAAGAGGAGTACTCTATTCCTAAATCTTGCAGACGACCCCGCAATTGAAAGGATTATCACACCAAGAGTCGCGTTGACAGTTGCAGAATACCTTGCGTTCGATCTTGACATGCATGTGCTTGTCATAATTACAGACATGACCAACTATGCCGAGGCTTTAAGAGAAATCAGTGCGGCAAGGGAAGAAGTGCCAGGAAGGAAGGGATACCCAGGCTATCTCTACACCGACCTTGCAACGATTTACGAAAGGGCTGGCAGGGTTAAAGGCAAGAAAGGTTCCATTACGCAAATGCCAGTGCTGTCAATGCCTTCAGACGATATCACGCATCCAATTCCCGACCTTACAGGATACATCACTGAAGGGCAGATAGTGCTTGCAAGAGACCTCTACAGGAAGGAAATCTATCCTCCAATTGGAGTGCTATCATGTCTGAGCAGGCTTATGAAGGACGGTATCGGAAAAGGCCGGACAAGAGAAGATCATCCAGAACTCGCTAATCAATTATATGCCGGTTATGCTAGGGCTCAAGAACTAAGAGCGTTGGCTGAAATCGTTGGCAGAGCTGGACTCGCAGGAACAGATTTGAGGTACCTCGAGTATGGAGATATGTTCGAGCAGAAGTTCCTCAAGCAGGGACCAGAAGAGAACAGGACACTTCAGGATACGCTGTTAACAGCATGGGATATTTTGAGCGTTCTTCCAGAGAACGAGCTCACAAAGATTAGGCAAGAATACATCAACAAATACAGAAAGAAGGGCTAG
- a CDS encoding V-type ATP synthase subunit A, which yields MVAKGKIVWISGPAVKSEGMSEAKMYETVQVGEDKLVGEIIRLTGDIAFVQVYESTSKLKPGEPVTGTGEPLSVTCGPGMMGTIYDGLQRPLDAIAKKSGAFMARGISVPPIPKDKKWKFMPAIKKGDRVTAGTVLGTVNETPLVEHKIMASPNFAGGIVDSVVKEGDYNIEESIVSVKTGSKKEDLKMYHTWPVRRGRPFAERYDPDIPLITGQRVIDTFFPMMKGGTGAIPGGFGTGKTVTLHQVASWANSKVVIHVGCGERGNEMTEVLIKFPELTDPTSGRPLMERTLLVANTSNMPVAAREASIYTGVTMAEYYRDMGHDVVLVADSTSRWAEALREISGRLEEMPAEEGYPSYLASRLAEFYERAGRVQCLGSPDRAGSVTLIGAVSPSGADFTEPVTTHTTRFIKTFWALDTRLAYSRHYPSINWMTSYSGYVLGADKWWGENVEKERGKLRIEAYSILQREDVLKEIVRLLGPEALPDEEKLILDLARMVKEGYLQQSAYDEIDTYCSPTKQVKLLRVFVDFYKEALNALRSGATLPAIRSLPVIAKLIRARFEIAEKDLNKIDQLHEEMVESIKALTAKEVPAVAQ from the coding sequence TTGGTAGCAAAAGGCAAGATTGTATGGATCAGCGGCCCTGCAGTAAAGTCTGAGGGCATGTCTGAAGCTAAGATGTACGAAACTGTCCAAGTGGGAGAAGACAAGCTAGTCGGCGAGATTATCAGACTGACAGGAGACATAGCTTTCGTTCAGGTTTATGAATCTACTAGCAAGCTAAAACCTGGCGAGCCTGTCACAGGGACTGGAGAGCCGCTTTCGGTGACCTGCGGCCCGGGCATGATGGGTACTATTTACGACGGACTGCAAAGACCTTTAGATGCTATTGCTAAAAAGTCGGGGGCGTTCATGGCAAGAGGAATTTCCGTACCTCCAATTCCAAAGGACAAGAAATGGAAGTTCATGCCTGCAATAAAGAAAGGCGACAGAGTCACCGCAGGTACGGTTCTTGGGACTGTCAATGAAACTCCATTGGTTGAGCACAAGATCATGGCCTCTCCAAACTTTGCTGGGGGCATCGTAGACTCCGTCGTCAAGGAAGGAGATTATAACATTGAAGAGTCTATAGTTTCCGTAAAGACTGGCAGTAAGAAAGAAGATCTAAAGATGTACCATACATGGCCTGTCCGAAGGGGCAGACCGTTTGCAGAAAGATACGACCCAGATATTCCTCTGATTACAGGGCAAAGGGTTATCGACACATTTTTCCCCATGATGAAAGGAGGCACAGGAGCCATACCAGGCGGGTTTGGGACTGGCAAAACGGTGACATTGCATCAAGTGGCTTCTTGGGCAAATTCCAAGGTCGTCATCCACGTGGGATGCGGCGAAAGGGGAAACGAAATGACCGAAGTACTCATCAAGTTCCCCGAATTGACGGACCCTACTTCCGGGAGGCCGCTCATGGAAAGAACGCTCCTAGTAGCAAACACGAGCAACATGCCTGTAGCTGCTAGGGAAGCCAGCATCTATACAGGAGTTACGATGGCAGAATATTATAGGGACATGGGCCACGATGTCGTGCTGGTTGCAGATTCGACAAGCAGGTGGGCAGAGGCTCTAAGAGAGATTAGCGGCAGACTTGAAGAAATGCCCGCAGAAGAGGGGTATCCATCGTACCTTGCATCTAGGCTTGCAGAGTTCTATGAAAGGGCAGGAAGGGTGCAGTGCCTAGGCTCCCCAGATAGAGCAGGCTCCGTGACACTGATCGGTGCAGTGTCTCCTTCTGGCGCTGACTTTACAGAGCCAGTAACCACTCACACTACACGATTCATCAAGACATTCTGGGCACTCGACACAAGATTGGCCTATTCTAGGCACTATCCTTCTATCAACTGGATGACCAGTTATTCGGGTTATGTTCTTGGAGCAGACAAATGGTGGGGGGAGAATGTAGAAAAGGAGAGAGGAAAGCTCAGGATAGAAGCGTATTCAATACTGCAGAGAGAAGACGTGTTGAAGGAAATTGTAAGATTGCTCGGTCCAGAAGCTCTCCCAGACGAAGAGAAACTGATACTTGACTTGGCGAGAATGGTAAAAGAAGGGTATCTGCAGCAGAGTGCCTACGACGAAATTGATACATACTGCTCGCCGACAAAGCAGGTTAAGCTGCTGAGAGTCTTCGTAGACTTTTACAAGGAAGCCCTGAATGCATTAAGAAGCGGGGCCACTCTACCGGCAATAAGGTCTCTGCCAGTCATTGCAAAGCTAATCAGGGCAAGGTTTGAGATAGCGGAAAAGGACCTGAACAAAATCGACCAATTGCATGAGGAGATGGTTGAATCAATAAAGGCTCTGACAGCAAAGGAGGTGCCAGCAGTTGCCCAGTAA
- a CDS encoding SET domain-containing protein, which yields MQKVKLVILQTKSTGLGIFTTEPIGEGKVVFVFGGDEKWAWEIEDEKLERCLQVGIDRYIVPRTHSAGWYINHSCKPNCYVSGKNKIVAIRNIDAGEEVTIDYSFNLAWEGFSMRCKCNSLNCREVIKDYFSLPERIRVNGRKYASKYLKS from the coding sequence TTGCAGAAAGTGAAATTGGTCATATTGCAGACTAAAAGTACTGGTTTGGGGATCTTCACCACAGAACCAATCGGGGAGGGGAAGGTCGTTTTCGTCTTCGGCGGCGATGAAAAATGGGCATGGGAGATTGAGGATGAAAAACTTGAAAGGTGTTTGCAGGTGGGGATTGATCGCTATATAGTTCCTAGAACCCATTCTGCAGGCTGGTACATCAACCATTCCTGCAAGCCCAATTGCTATGTAAGCGGGAAGAACAAAATCGTCGCTATCAGGAATATCGATGCTGGTGAGGAGGTCACCATTGATTATTCGTTTAATCTAGCATGGGAGGGTTTCAGCATGAGATGCAAATGCAATTCATTGAACTGTAGGGAGGTAATCAAAGATTACTTCTCCCTACCAGAGAGAATTAGGGTGAATGGTAGAAAATATGCTTCCAAATACCTGAAGTCCTAA